In Manis pentadactyla isolate mManPen7 chromosome 3, mManPen7.hap1, whole genome shotgun sequence, a single window of DNA contains:
- the C1QL3 gene encoding complement C1q-like protein 3 yields the protein MVLLLVILIPVLVSSAGTSAHYEMLGTCRMVCDPYGGTKAPSTAATPDRGLMQSLPTFIQGPKGEAGRPGKAGPRGPPGEPGPPGPVGPPGEKGEPGRQGLPGPPGAPGLNAAGAISAATYSTVPKIAFYAGLKRQHEGYEVLKFDDVVTNLGNHYDPTTGKFTCSIPGIYFFTYHVLMRGGDGTSMWADLCKNNQVRASAIAQDADQNYDYASNSVVLHLEPGDEVYIKLDGGKAHGGNNNKYSTFSGFIIYAD from the exons ATGGTACTCCTGCTGGTCATCCTCATCCCGGTGCTGGTGAGCTCGGCCGGCACGTCGGCGCACTACGAGATGCTGGGCACCTGCCGCATGGTCTGCGACCCCTACGGGGGCACCAAGGCGCCCAGCACGGCTGCCACGCCCGACCGCGGCCTCATGCAGTCCCTGCCCACCTTCATCCAGGGCCCCAAAGGCGAGGCCGGCAGGCCGGGAAAGGCGGGGCCGCGTGGGCCCCCAGGTGAGCCGGGGCCGCCGGGCCCTGTGGGGCCCCCGGGCGAGAAGGGCGAGCCCGGCCGCCAAGGCCTGCCGGGCCCGCCCGGGGCGCCCGGCCTGAACGCGGCCGGGGCCATCAGCGCCGCCACTTACAGCACTGTCCCCAAGATCGCCTTCTACGCGGGCCTCAAGCGGCAGCACGAAGGCTACGAGGTGCTCAAGTTCGACGACGTGGTCACCAACCTCGGTAACCACTACGATCCCACCACCGGCAAGTTCACCTGTTCTATTCCAGGCATCTACTTCTTCACGTACCATGTCCTGATGCGCGGAGGGGACGGCACCAGCATGTGGGCTGATCTCTGCAAAAACAACCAG GTGCGAGCCAGTGCCATTGCCCAAGATGCAGATCAGAATTACGACTATGCCAGCAACAGTGTGGTTCTTCACTTGGAGCCAGGAGACGAAGTCTACATCAAATTAGATGGCGGGAAAGCCCATggaggaaacaacaacaaatacagcACATTTTCTGGATTTATTATTTATGCTGACTGA